One Actinospica robiniae DSM 44927 genomic region harbors:
- a CDS encoding LuxR C-terminal-related transcriptional regulator, protein MNPSTAEAVARHDAASRAIRVVLVDDHKLFRTGVRAELDEAGSGVVEVVGEAPDAPSAVAVIAQVRPEVVLLDVHLPGGGGIEVLRRCLARGGSGSGGAGVGQAPDTRFLALSVSDTAEDVIGVIRAGARGYVTKSISGADLVDAIRRVADGDAVFSPKLAGFVLDAFSGAAPAPASVDEELDRLTAREREVLRLIARGYAYKEIARELVISIKTVETHVSSVLRKLQLSNRYELSRWANDRRL, encoded by the coding sequence GTGAACCCGAGTACGGCTGAGGCGGTGGCGCGGCACGACGCCGCCTCGCGCGCGATCCGCGTGGTACTGGTGGACGATCACAAGCTGTTCCGCACCGGTGTGCGGGCCGAACTCGACGAGGCCGGCAGCGGCGTGGTCGAAGTGGTGGGCGAGGCGCCGGACGCGCCGAGCGCGGTGGCCGTGATCGCGCAGGTGCGCCCCGAAGTCGTCCTGCTCGACGTCCACCTTCCCGGCGGCGGCGGCATCGAGGTGCTGCGACGCTGCCTCGCCCGCGGCGGCAGCGGGAGCGGCGGAGCCGGCGTGGGGCAGGCCCCTGATACCCGCTTCCTCGCGCTCTCGGTCTCCGACACGGCCGAGGACGTCATCGGCGTCATCCGGGCCGGCGCCCGCGGCTACGTGACGAAGTCGATCTCCGGTGCGGACCTGGTGGACGCGATCCGGCGCGTGGCCGACGGCGACGCCGTGTTCTCACCGAAGCTCGCCGGCTTCGTCCTCGATGCGTTCTCCGGCGCCGCCCCCGCGCCCGCGTCGGTGGACGAAGAACTCGACCGGCTGACCGCCCGCGAGCGCGAGGTGCTCCGGCTGATCGCGCGCGGCTACGCCTACAAGGAGATCGCGCGCGAGCTCGTCATCTCGATCAAGACCGTGGAGACGCACGTCTCCTCGGTGCTGCGCAAGCTCCAGCTCTCGAACCGCTACGAGCTCTCGCGCTGGGCCAACGACCGGCGCCTGTAG
- a CDS encoding alpha/beta fold hydrolase produces the protein MTNGEHASWSGLVPVDDTSLAVTDGGGPGIPVLYLNGQFATQGYWRRVIADLGGDWRHITFDERARGRKSGRSADYSFEAAVRDVDAVLAARGVERAVLVGWSYGAVVAAHWAERNPARTLGAVLVDGAFPYDWLDEAMEARIRKLFRRIGWFTPLLRPTGITPRMTAAEQAESNIELGRLSRASELGPVLDRISVPTRYVVASGTSFGSRGDEQEQIRSGLEAATAGNGNIRISAKVESNHGAILRKEFPAIAAAVREVAGQ, from the coding sequence ATGACGAACGGCGAGCACGCCTCCTGGTCCGGCCTGGTGCCGGTGGACGACACCTCCCTGGCGGTCACCGACGGCGGCGGCCCCGGCATCCCGGTGCTCTACCTCAACGGCCAGTTCGCCACCCAGGGCTACTGGCGGCGGGTCATCGCCGATCTGGGCGGCGACTGGCGGCACATCACCTTCGACGAGCGGGCGCGCGGCCGGAAGTCGGGGCGCTCGGCGGACTACTCCTTCGAGGCCGCGGTCCGCGACGTCGACGCGGTGCTCGCGGCCCGGGGCGTGGAGCGGGCCGTGCTGGTGGGCTGGTCCTACGGCGCGGTCGTGGCGGCGCACTGGGCCGAGCGCAACCCGGCGCGCACCCTCGGCGCGGTGCTGGTCGACGGGGCCTTCCCGTACGACTGGCTGGACGAGGCGATGGAGGCGCGGATCCGCAAGCTGTTCCGGCGGATCGGCTGGTTCACCCCGCTGCTGCGCCCGACCGGCATCACGCCGCGGATGACCGCGGCCGAGCAGGCCGAGTCGAACATCGAGCTCGGCCGGCTCTCCCGGGCGAGCGAGCTCGGCCCGGTGCTGGACCGCATCAGCGTGCCGACCCGGTACGTGGTCGCCTCCGGCACGTCCTTCGGCAGCCGCGGCGACGAGCAGGAGCAGATCCGGTCCGGGCTCGAGGCGGCGACCGCGGGCAACGGCAACATCCGGATCAGCGCGAAGGTCGAGAGCAACCACGGCGCGATCCTGCGCAAGGAGTTCCCGGCGATCGCCGCGGCGGTCCGGGAGGTCGCCGGACAGTGA
- a CDS encoding ATP-binding protein yields the protein MPPLPEDTPRLCRSARGRLAGGIARGLAVHLGVSVWLLRALFLEYTWIGGLGAFAYGLFWLLVPLRPIPQSEHAAPRPGVRKLLLIMFGVGLLVLFGLSPIQIPRDWHTILPLIAVGLGLAVLWRQADDAQRADTESDSRWMSRGNHLARSGLGAAVALGGLLALTKTHTSWTEAGRTLLAALALLVGAGLIGLPFFLRVLRDLAQERTERARSQERAEVAAMMHDSVLHTLTLIQRHHDDPGQVARLARAQERELRDWLYGERKTAAESFAEALRGAAAEVEDRHGVRLDLVTVGDAAVDAQLEACVAASREAMVNAAKYAAEAAISVYAEVAEDRVEVFVKDRGQGFDLDGVAPDRMGVRESILGRMRRHGGKAEIRTAPGEGTEVRLTARRATAGARRGESVEPEQEEEVHSGERGEPEYG from the coding sequence ATGCCACCCCTGCCCGAGGACACCCCCCGCCTGTGCCGGTCCGCCCGCGGCCGCCTGGCCGGCGGAATCGCCCGCGGCCTCGCCGTGCACCTGGGCGTCAGCGTGTGGCTGCTGCGCGCGCTCTTCCTGGAGTACACCTGGATCGGCGGGCTCGGCGCGTTCGCCTACGGGCTGTTCTGGCTGCTGGTGCCGCTGCGCCCGATACCGCAGTCCGAGCACGCCGCGCCGCGTCCGGGCGTGCGCAAACTGCTGCTGATCATGTTCGGCGTCGGCCTGCTGGTGCTCTTCGGGCTGTCGCCGATCCAGATCCCGCGGGACTGGCACACGATCCTGCCGCTGATCGCGGTCGGCCTGGGCTTGGCGGTGCTGTGGCGCCAGGCCGACGACGCCCAGCGCGCGGACACCGAGTCGGACTCGCGCTGGATGTCGCGCGGCAACCACCTGGCCCGCTCCGGCCTCGGCGCCGCGGTGGCGCTCGGCGGCCTGCTGGCGTTGACGAAGACGCACACGAGCTGGACCGAGGCGGGCCGGACGCTGCTGGCGGCGCTCGCGCTGCTGGTGGGCGCGGGACTGATCGGCCTGCCGTTCTTCCTCAGGGTCCTGCGGGACCTGGCCCAGGAGCGGACCGAGCGGGCCCGGTCCCAGGAGCGGGCCGAGGTGGCGGCGATGATGCACGACTCGGTGCTGCACACGCTGACCCTGATCCAGCGCCACCACGACGATCCCGGCCAGGTGGCGCGGCTGGCCCGGGCGCAGGAGCGCGAGCTGCGCGACTGGCTCTACGGCGAGCGCAAGACGGCGGCGGAGAGCTTCGCCGAGGCTCTGCGCGGCGCGGCCGCCGAGGTGGAGGACCGCCACGGCGTGCGCCTGGACCTGGTCACCGTGGGCGACGCGGCCGTGGACGCCCAGCTCGAGGCGTGCGTCGCCGCGTCGCGGGAGGCTATGGTCAATGCGGCGAAATACGCCGCCGAGGCGGCGATATCCGTGTACGCGGAGGTGGCGGAGGACCGGGTCGAGGTGTTCGTCAAGGACCGCGGCCAGGGCTTCGACCTCGACGGGGTGGCGCCGGACCGGATGGGCGTGCGCGAATCCATCCTCGGCCGGATGCGCCGGCACGGCGGCAAGGCCGAGATCCGCACCGCGCCCGGCGAAGGCACCGAAGTGCGGCTGACCGCGCGCCGGGCGACGGCCGGCGCGCGGCGCGGCGAGTCAGTGGAACCCGAGCAGGAAGAAGAAGTCCACAGTGGAGAACGCGGTGAACCCGAGTACGGCTGA